The following are encoded together in the Lactuca sativa cultivar Salinas chromosome 1, Lsat_Salinas_v11, whole genome shotgun sequence genome:
- the LOC122194388 gene encoding LIM domain-containing protein WLIM1, whose amino-acid sequence MAFAGTTQKCMACDKTVYLVDKLTADNRIFHKACFRCHHCNGTLKLSNYNSFEGVLYCRPHFDQLFKKTGSLDKSFEGTPKILKPQKTIDGEKPMANKVSSMFVGTRDKCLGCKNTVYPTEKVSVNGTSYHKSCFKCSHGGCVISPSNYIAHEGRLYCRHHHTQLIREKGNLSQLEGDRPGQVAP is encoded by the exons atGGCGTTTGCAGGGACAACCCAGAAATGCATGGCATGTGACAAGACTGTGTACCTGGTGGACAAGCTCACTGCAGATAATCGCATCTTCCACAAAGCTTGCTTCAGATGCCACCATTGCAATGGCACCCTCAAG CTTAGCAACTACAACTCCTTTGAGGGAGTTCTGTATTGCAGGCCACACTTTGATCAACTCTTCAAGAAGACTGGTAGCTTAGACAAAAGCTTTGAAG GCACACCAAAGATTTTGAAGCCACAGAAAACCATTGATGGTGAG AAACCAATGGCTAACAAAGTATCTAGCATGTTCGTGGGGACCAGAGATAAATGTTTGGGCTGCAAAAACACCGTCTATCCAACTGAAAAG GTTTCAGTAAATGGAACTTCATACCACAAAAGCTGCTTCAAATGTAGTCATGGAGGATGTGTGATCAGCCCATCAAACTATATTGCACATGAAGGTCGCCTCTACTGCAGACACCACCACACCCAACTCATCAGAGAGAAGGGTAACCTGAGCCAGCTCGAGGGTGACCGACCTGGACAAGTCGCACCTTGA